GATGATGAGCGACGACGAGCACCCGGAGCTGGACTTCGACCCGCTCGACGACACCAAAATCTGGCCCGAAGACCAGTTTCCGCACCTGCCCGTGGGCATGATGACGCTGAACCGCAACCCCGAAAACTACTTCGCCGAGGTAGAGCAGTCGGCGTTCGGCACAGGTGTGCTGGTGGACGGCCTCGATTTCTCCGACGACAAGATGCTGCAGGGGCGCACGTTCTCGTATTCCGACACGCAGCGCTACCGCGTGGGCACCAACTACTTGCAGCTGCCCATCAACGCGCCCAAAAAGCACGTGGCCACCAACCAGCGCGACGGCCAGATGGCCTACCACATGGACTCGGCCCCCGGCCAGAACAACCACATCAATTACGAACCCAGCTCGCTGAACGGCCTGAAGGAGGCGCCCCGCACGGCGCCCGACCACATGCCGCAGTACAACGGCCGCCTGATGCGCCAGACCATCGACCGCCAGAACAACTTCAAGCAAGCCGGGGAGCGCTACCGCCTGCACGAAGACTGGGAGCGCGACGACCTCATCAGCAACATGGTGGGCGCCCTCGCCACCGCCAACCGCACCGTGAGCGACAAGATGGTGGAGCTGTGCACCAACTGCGACGCCGACTGGGGCAAGCGCCTAGCCGACGGCCTAGCCGCGGCCCGCGGTGGCCAGGCTGCCGAAGGCGGCAACCAGTACAACGAAGCCAAAGGCTCGAAAGCTGCTGCCGAAGCTGAGGCAGTGGCTCACGACGCCAAGCCGTACTAACTCCGATTAGCCAGGCAACAAAAAAGGGCTCCCGGCATCGGGAGCCCTTTTTTGTTGCCTGGCTAATCGGTTATTTCTGCACTTCAAGGCGCACCGAGCTCGACTGCTGGCCGTTCTGGATGCGCACCAGGTACAGTCCCTGGCGCAGTTCCGGCCGGTTTACGGCAAAGTCGCGCTGCTCGCCGGCCGCAAGCTGGCCGTTGAATACCTGAGTCACCAAATGGCCCTGCATGTCAAACAGGTTTACCTGCACCGGGCCCGTGGCGGTGGCTTGCACGTGCACCTGGAACTGGCCGCTGGTGGCGGGGTTCGGCGAGGTCTGCACCAGCATTTCGGGCGAAGAGGCTTTGATGGCGCTGCTTTCGGTTGTGGCCGTGTTGGCCGCCATCAGCGAAGCGCCACCGGCACTGCAGTCGCCGTAGGAGTCGCCGTGGGCAAGGTGAGCGGCCACAGCCGACTGCGCCACGCAAATCTGATGGCCATTGTGGCACAGGTTGATTTTGTCGCCGTGGGGGCCGCAGGCGGCGTTCACCACCGTCACGGTAGAGGTGCTGGTGGTGGTTTCGCCGCAGCCCGATACGGTGAGCTTCACGGTGTAGGTGCCTGGCGTGAGGGTGAGCGAGGCCACGGCCGGCTGGCCGTAGGAAGCCGTCACGTACAGGCTTTTGGGGAAGACGCCGTAGCAGGGGTCGCCGCCGAAAGTAGAATTTTCAACCGGAATCGACGCCGAGTTATTCCCCAGCAGGTAAGCCTCTACCACGGCTTTGCTGGTGGGGGCGCTGCAGCCGCTGGTGGTGCCGTAGTTGGCGTAGTCAACCGAGGTGAACACCTGGCCGGCCGGGGCGGCAATGTTGAGCTTGCTGCCGCCGCCCTCCGGCTGGGATACCGTCATGCTGCCTTCCTGACCGGTGACGAGCGACACCAGCTGGGTGGTTTGGCTGCAGCCGCTCACCACCGGGCTCAGGGTGGCGGGCGTGATGGTAGCCGTGCCCGCGGCTCCGGTCATAACCGTCAGGCTGGAGGTGGTGGCCGTGAGGCTGGCAGGGGCCAGGGGAGCTGCCTGAGCGGCAGTACCACCCACGAGGGATGCCAAAAGGGCGCCGGCCACGGCAAGGGTACGCGAGTAGTTGTACGTCAACATAGCTGAAAAAAAGTGGTTGACGGCGGTTACGCCCCCGCCGTGGTGGGCTCTTTGGATGATAACGACTCAAAGACAGGACAAACCTATTATGAAAAATCTCATAAAAAATCATACAATAACACTTTATGATAAAATTTATAAAAAAGTGAGCTTAATCATTGCGGTTTGGCCGAAGCACCATTCGGAGGAACATCAATAGCCAGCGTCTTTGCTACGAGTTATAGAAATTCATAAATTTTGTAATGGCTTTGATAAATCATATAGCGTTGGACTGGCTGGTGTTGAGGCCAAAAAAGCCCCGCAACCGGTGCCACGGCGGCACAGTTGCGGGGCTTGCCCGTCCGACGAGTGGCGTTCCTACAGGTTCTGCAGCACGAAGTTGGTCATCTGACGGTAGAGGTGCAGGCGCGTGTTGCCGCCCGCAATGCCGTGGTTGCGGTTGGGGTAGTACAGCGTCTGGTAGTCCTTGTTGGCCTTGATGAGGGCATCGACGAAGGCGATGGAGTTCTGGAAGTGCACGTTGTCGTCGCCGGTGCCGTGCACGAGCAGGAACTTGCCTTTCAGGTTCTGGGCAAACTGCACGGGCGAGTTGTCGTCGTAGCCGCCGGGGTTTTCCTGGGGCGTTTTGAGGTAGCGCTCGGTGTACACGGTGTCGTAGTAGCGCCAGTTCGTGACCGGGGCCACGGCAATGCCCATTTTGAAGAGGTCGGCATTCTTGGTCATGGCCAGCGAGGTCATGTAGCCGCCGTAGCTCCAACCCCAGATGCCGATGCGCGCCTTGTCCACGTAAGGCAGGCCGCCAAGGTACTTGGCGCCCTCGCCCTGGTCGATGGTTTCGAGCTTGCCCAGGTTGGCGTAGGTGGACTTGCGGAAGGCCGCGCCGCGCCCCGAGGAACCCCGGCCTTCGACCGAAACCACGATGTAGCCCTGCTCGGTCAGCAGCTGGTGCCAGAGGTAGTTGGTGAGGGCGGTGCCGCCGCCGGCGTTGTCGAGCACGGTCTGGCTGCTGCTGGCGCCGAAGCTGGGGCCGCCGTACACGTGCATCAGCACGGGGTATTTCTTGGCAGGGTCGAAGTTGCTGGGCTTCATCATCCAGCCGTTGAGCTCCACGCCTTCGGAAGTTTTGAAGCTGAAGAACTCGAACTTGCCGAGGTCGTACTGGCTGAGGGTCTGCTTGAGCTTGGCGTTGTCTTCCAGCGTCTTCACCAGCTTGCCGGTGCTGCCTTCGCGCAGGCTCACCACGGCGGGCACGCCGGCCGAAGAGTGCGTGTTGAGGAAGTACTTGGTGTCGGGGCTCATGTTCACCACGTCGGTGCCGTTGCCGGCTTCGCTGATGCGCTGCTTGCCCTTGCCGCTCACATTGATGCGGTAGAGGTGGCGCTGCAGAGCCGAGCCCTCGGTGCTGGTGTAGTAGACGTTGCCGGTTTTGGCATCGAAGCCGTTGATGGCCGAAATCTCCCAGTTGCCTTTCGTGATTTGGCGCACCTGCTTGCCGCTCATGTCGTGCAGGTAGAGATGCTGGTAGCCGTCCTTCTCGCTGGTGAACACGAACTGCTTGCCGCCGGCCAGGTAGCGCAAATCGTCGTTGATTTCCACGTAGGCCGGGTTGGTGTCGGTCAGCGCCACGCGGGTTTGGCCGGTGTTCACGTCACCGTGCAAGATTTCGAGCTTGTTCTGCAGGCGGTTCAGCCGCTGAATGCTGAGGGTGTTGGGCACCTGCGTCCACATCACGCGCGGGATGTACTGGTCGGGGTTGGGGCCCACGTCCAGCTTGGTGGTTTTGCCGCTGGCCACGTCGTAGCTGCTCACGTTCACCACCGAGTTTTTTTCGCCGGCTTTGGGGTACTTGAAGCGGTATTCTTTGGGGTAGAGGCTGCCCCAGAGCTGCATGTCGTACTCGGGCACCTGGCTTTCGTCAAAGGTGTAGAAGGCAATCTGCTTGCTGTCGGGCGACCAGAAAAAGCCCTGCGCAAAGCCAAACTCCTCCTCGTACACCCAATCCGTGGAGCCGTTGATGAGGTTATTTTTCAGGCCGTTGGTGGTCACGGCGGTTTCCTTCATGGTGGCCAGGTCGGTCACAAACACGTTGTTGTCGCGGGTGAAGGCCACGCGCAGACCGTCGGGCGAGAAGGTGGCGTAGCCCTGCTTGCCGGTGCTTAGGGCCGTCAGCTTCTTCGTGCCGCGGTCGAACACGTAATAGGCCGACTGGGCGCTGTGCCGGTAAATGGGCTCGGTGGCCGTGGTGAACAGGATTTTCTGCTCGTTGGCGTTGAAAGAATAGCCGTCCACGTCCAGGGGTTTGGCGGTGCCGGCGGGCTGCAGGTCGGTGGCGGCCACCAGGGTTTGCACGGCCTTGCCGGTGGTCACTTCGTGCTGCACCAAGCTGCCGCCTTCCAGGGCGGAGTAGTAGCGGCCGTCATTCATCCAGTTGAAGCCCGGCACCGAGGCCGAGCGGAAGGTGGGCTTGGCCCAGATGTCTTCCAGCGTGAGGGGCAGCTTTTGCTGGGCCTGCACGGCGGTGGGGGCGAGACCCGGCAACAGGGCCGGGCCGTTAGTGGCCAGCAGCGCGGCCAGGGCAAGAGAGCGAAAACGCATGTAGGAGGGAATCGTGAGCGAAATAAGAGTCAGTATAAGACGTTAAAGGTACTCGCTGCCCCCAGCACCGGCACGCCCCCGTTACCTTTGCGCCATGCGATTTCGCCTGCTTCTGCTTTGCCTGCCCGTGCTGCTGGGCGCTTGCTCCAAAACCAACCCCGGCGTGCAGCTCGACCTGATTGGCGCTTCGGGGCTGACGTCGGGCAACCGCACAGCCAGCCCCAGCGACACGCTCCTTACCCGCGTCTATGCCGTGGGCAACAACGACTCGCTGCGCCGCCTGCGCATTGTGGTGAACTACGAGCCCGGGCTCACGCCCATTGCCTACCCCACACCGCTTTCCAGCTTCGACCCCAAGAATGCCCCCGAAGCGCAGGAAATCGTGTACCTCGACTCGCTCATCAAACCCGCTTACAAAAGCTCGCCGCCCTACCCCGGCGGCGAGTACCTGTTCAACAACACCTTTGCGGCGCGCACCACTTCTGGCACCGAGCGGTGGCAATACACCGTGACCGACAAGCAGGACGAGTCGGCCAGCCGGGCCTACCGCATCACGGTGCGGCAGACGGATTCGGCCCAGGTGTACCACCGCTTCACGGCGCTGCTGCGCCCCGTGCCCGGCAACCGCCTCCGGGCAGACAGCCTCCGGGCCGTGCGGCGCGTGTATCTCAACCTGCGCACCGGCCTGCTGCTGCCCAAGTTTGCCGTGCTCAGCCGCGTGCCGCAAGCATCCAGCCAAGCGTTGGTCGACCTCATTGCCCTGAGCGCCGACGGCAACAGCGTGAGCCTGAGCTCGCCCAACGACACGCGCGTGCTTAACTTAAGCAATGCCCGCTGGCCCACCCGCCGCACCACCGTGCTGAAAAGCACTACCCTCTCCGATACTGATTTTAACAACGCCGCCTCCGCCGGCACCTTTGTGGCCGCCTTTGCCGGGGGCACCGACTTCCCCAACGGCGCCAACACGGGCTCATTGAGTAAGAACGAAGTCATTGCCTTCCAGGTGAAGGGCGGCGGGAATGACGTATACACCGGCCTGCTGCTGGTGACCAACATTGTGCTGGGTACCTCGCCCACCGTGACCTGCACCGTGAAAGTGCAGAAGGTGCCCTAAACCATGACTTTTACAAAAAAGGCGCTCTCCATACGGAGAGCGCCTTTTTTGTGTGAGCAGCGCAGCCGGGCTAGAACGTGAGGCCCGCCGTGACGCTGGTGGTGAAGCGCGAGTGGTTGATTTTCACCAGCGGCTCCAGGCCGCCGAGGTCGTAGGCGGTGTAGTCCTGGTTGAAGGTGGTGTACACGCCGGCCAGGTCGAGGAAAAAGTTGTTTTGCCGCAGGCCAAAGCCGCCGGTGTAGAAGTTCTGGGCGCGCTCGTTGTTGGTGTCGGCTTTGTAGGGGTCGCCATAGCGGGCGTAGCCCAGGCGCACCCGGAAAATATCGAAGCGGCCCTCGGCGCCGAAGCGCAGGTTCACGGTGTTTTTGTAGAGCGCCTGAATGTCGCTGTTCTCGGCCGTGAAAGGGTAATCGCTGCCGTTGGCATCGTTGGAGTTGTTGTGCAGGCGGGCCTGCCCGTAGCTCACATACTCCACATCGCCGCTCACAAAGCCGTGCTTGCCCAGCGTGTAGGCCAGCCCGCCGTTGGCCCGGAAAGGCGTGGTGAGCGTGTAGGCATAGGGCGCAAACGTCTGGTCGAGCGACTTCACGCCCACCGGGCCCGTGGGCAGCGAGGTGGCCACCACGTCGTTGCCCTGCGCAGTAAACGTCGTCGTAAACACGGCGTTGTAGTTATCTGTCAGCCAGGTGAAGGTCGGGGTCTGAATGGACGCACCGATGCGCAGGGCGTCGGTGGCCCGGTAGATGGCCCCGACGCGGGCGTTGATGCCCGTGCCGCTGGTTTTCAGCTCCTCGCGCAGGGTGTAGTCGCTGAGGTGCGTGTTCGGGTCCGATTCGCGCTCGGTAAACGTCTTAACGGACGTGTAGTTCGAGCTCACCAGCCCCACGCCGATGCCCAGGTAGAGGCGGTCGCGGTAGCTGGCGCCGTAGCCGAGGTCGAACTGCGACGCCGAGCCCCGCGCCACGCTCGTTTCGGCCTGCTGAATGGGCCCGCTGCGGGTGGTGGACGCGATGCCGATGTCGGCCCCGGTGCGCGGGTCTTTCGCGATGCGGCTCAGGTAAGCCCCGTAAGCCAGGGCGTTGAGCGAGTAGTATTCGCCGTTGGAGGCCTGATTACGCAGGTTGTCAATGTTCTCCTGGCCATAGCCATCGAAGCCCACCGTGCGGCGCAGCGACGCCAGGTAGGACTGGTCGTCGGCGGTCAGAGCCAGGTTGCCCACTTTGCGGTCGTTCAGGGTGCCGCCGTAGCGGAAGGACGTGTTGAAATCGGCCAGCCGCGTGAAGCCCAGGGCGAAGGACCCGCCGCGCCAGTTGGTGCTCTGGTCGTCGTCGGGGCGGCGGTTGGCCAGCACCAGGCCCGCGCTGCCAATGTGGAAGCTGTTCTTGGTGTCGTTTTGCGCCGCTGAGCTATTATCCATGCGGCCCGTGCTTTCGCCCAGCCCCACGCCCGGCGTGATATGAACTTCCGATTTTTGAAACAGGCCCAGGCCGGCCGGGTTGCTGCTGAGGTTGCCGAAGTCGGCGCCTACCGCTACGTTGGCTCCCCCAATGCCCTGGGTGCGGGCGGGGCCGCCAAACTGGAGGCGGGAATAGCGCAGGGCGTCGCTGGGGCCCTGGGCAAAGGCGTGGCCGGCCTGCCCTGCTACGAGGGCCAGGCTAAGCCAGTATATCCGTTTTTTCATAGGGGTGGGAAGAAAAGGAGCCGGCCGTTGGGCCGGCTCGCTAGGGAAATGAATTGCAGAAACCGAAGGTGAAAACGCTGGTTAGTCGGCGCGGCCGCGGCCCCGGCCGCCGCCCCCGCCACCGCCGCCATTCGACGGGGCCGAGTACGAAGGCTGGCTGTAGGAACGCTGCGGCTGCTCGTAGCTGCGCTGCTGGGGCTGCTCGTAGGTGCGCTGCGGCTGCTCATACGTGCGCTGCTGCGGCTGCTGGGGTTGCTCATACGTGCGCTGCTGCCGCTGGGGCTGCTCAAAGCGGCGGCGCTGGGGCTGTTCCGTTACTACCTGGTCGGGCGTGGCGTTGGGCCGCTCGGCGGGCACGCTCTGGAATATGCCCCCGCGACGGCGGCCCTCCTGCGGCTGCGGAGTAGCGGGCTGCGTCTGGTCGATTTGCGTGGCGGCGTCGAGGTTGCGCCAGCGGGGGCGGTTGTCTTCGCGCGTCACCTGGCCGGAGCCAGGGGCCGATTCCATGGGTTGGCGTCCTTCGGCGGCGGGGCTCTGGTCCATGTTGCGGTAGCGGGGCTGCAAGCCGTCGGCAGTCATCTGACGGGGGCGGTTGAACCCGCCGCCAGCGGGCGTCGTGGTTTCGGTGCCGGGGGCTGTGGTCAGCACCTCGGTGCGGGTGCGGCCTCCGGCTTCCACCATGCCGGCGGTAGGTTGCGGCGCATTGGGCGACTGCGGGCGCATGTCGTCGCGGGTGCGGCCAGTGCCGGCCGGGGCCGGAATGCCGGTAGAGCCGGGGTTGCTGCCAGCTACGCTGCCGCCGGGCCGACGGCCATCGGAGCTGCGGTCGTTGCGGTGCACCGGAGTGCTGGTGCGGCGGCCGTTGCCGTTGTCGTAGTAACCACCGTTGCTGTAGCCATAGTTGCTGCCGTAATAACGGTTGCCATAGTACCCCCCGCGGCCATAATAGCCGCCGTAGCCCCAGGGACTGTTGTAGTAGAAGGGGTCGTAGTAGCCGGCATAGCCATAGCCGTAGGGACGGCCGTAGCCATAGCCGTAATAGCCGCCGTAGCCATACCCCCACGGGCGCCCAAACCCAAAGGTGATGCTCAGGCCCGAGCCGTAGCCGTAGTACGGGCTATAAAACGGACTGTAGAATGGGTCGGCAAAGCCATAGGCATATGGCGAGAAGCCGCAAGCCCCGCCGCCCCACCCGTAGCCGTAGCTCAGCGTGGTGTAGGCGCTGTAGGGGGTGTAGTAGGCCAGGCCGGGGCCGTAGCTGGGCACGCCCTGCATGTAGGTGTAGGTGTTGTCGTAGTACTGGGTAGAGCCGCTACCCTGGCGGGCCGACGAGCCAGACTGACTGCCGCCGTTGTAGTCGGGGTTGGCGTCTTCCTCAGCGCTGGCGGCCACCGGCGCGGCACTTACCAGGGCCGTGGTGCGGTCTTTGGACGAATAATAAACGCCGTCGTCCTCTGAGGTGGCGACGGCCGAGGTGCTCGCGCAGCCGCCCAGCGCGAGCAGGGCCATGGCGGGCAACAAAGCGGTGAGCAGGTTTTTCATGACGTGAGACGTGAAGAGTGGGAGGGGCGCATCAATAGTAGTAAAGTAACAACGCAAATGGTGGAAAGGGTATGAAGACGGAAAGACTCGATGAGACTTTAACAAGCAGAAAGATAAGGCGGTGTTGCAACGACTGCTGGATACCAGCCCAAGGCCTTGGCGCGTGCCCTCATCAGGTCCACTTATTCCTAACGTAATTTGGCACCGAAACGGTGCCGCTTGGTCAATTCAAATCTTGTACCAGAGTTGGGAACTTTTTCATTTACCCCTAAGATGCCTTCCATGAGCAAAAAGTTGCCTACCCGCCAAGAAGATTATTCACTCTGGTACAACGAGTTAGTGAAGCGTGCTGGCCTGGCCGAAAATTCGGCCGTGCGCGGCTGCATGGTGATAAAACCCTACGGCTACGCCATTTGGGAAAAAATGCAGCGCCAGCTCGACGACATGTTCAAGCGCACCGGCCACGAAAACGCTTACTTCCCCCTCTTCGTGCCCAAAAGCCTGTTTGAGGCAGAGGAGAAAAACGCCGAAGGCTTTGCCAAAGAGTGCGCCGTGGTAACGCACTACCGCCTCCAAACCGACCCCGATAAGCCGGGCAAGCTGCGCGTAGACCCCAATGCCAAGCTGGAAGAAGAGCTGGTGGTGCGCCCCACGTCGGAGGCCATCATCTGGAGCACCTATAAAAACTGGATTCAGAGCTACCGCGACCTGCCGCTGCTCATCAACCAGTGGGCCAACGTGGTGCGCTGGGAAATGCGCACGCGCCTGTTTCTGCGCACCGCCGAGTTCCTGTGGCAGGAAGGCCACACCGCCCACGCCACCGCCGAGGAAGCCGTGGCCGAAACCCGCCAGATGCTGGACGTGTACGCCGAATTTGCCGAAGAGCACATGGCCCTGCCCGTAGTGAAGGGCGTGAAAACGCCCAACGAGCGGTTTGCCGGCGCCGAAGATACCTATTGCATTGAGGCGCTGATGCAGGACGGCAAGGCCCTGCAGGCCGGCACCAGCCACTTCCTGGGCCAGAACTTCGCCAAGGCCTTCGACGTGCAGTTTGCCAATAAAGAAGGCGGTCTGGAGCACGTGTGGGGCACCAGTTGGGGCGTGAGCACCCGCCTGATGGGCGCCCTCGTGATGGCCCACTCTGACGACGAAGGCCTGGTGCTGCCGCCCAAACTGGCGCCCATCCAGGTGGTCATCGTGCCCATCTACAAAACCGGCGAGCTCGACGCGCTGTTGGAGCGCATCCGGCCCATTCAGCAGGGGCTCATTGCCCGCGGCATTGCCGTGAAGGTGGACGCGCGCGACACCGAGCGTCCGGGCTTCAAGTTTGCCGAGTGGGAGATGAAGGGCGTGCCCGTGCGCCTAGCCATCGGCACCCGCGACCTCGACGCCGGCACCGTGGAAGTGGCCCGCCGCGACACCAAGGAGAAAATGAGTCTGCCCCTGGCCGATATCGTGGCCAGCGTTGACCAGCTGCTGACCGACATCCAGAGCAACATCTACAACAAGGCGCTGAAGTTCCGTGAAACGCACACCACCCGCGTCGACAGCTACGACGAGTTTAAGCGGCTGCTGGACGAGGAGCCCGGTTTCCTATTGGCTCACTACGACGGTACTTCCGAAACCGAGGAGCGCATCAAGGAAGAAACCAAAGCCACCGTGCGCTGCTTGGCCCTGGCCGAGCCCGACGAAGACGGTGTGTGCATGGTAACGGGCAAGCCCAGCGTTCGGCGGGCGTATTTTGCTCGGGCTTATTGATAAATATTCCCGTTTAAAAATAAATTCTCGTTTTTAGTAGTGATATTTTAAAACAGAATAGTACCTTAAAGTGGCGTTGGGCCGCGCAACAGTGCGCGGCCCATTAAGCCATGTTGCGATGCGTATTCTTCTACTCAGCTTACTCGTCTTGGCAGCTAGCTCCGGCTATGCTCAAACCACCTCATCCATCGAAGTGCCTGCCAAAGCGGCGGCAAAGCTGGAGCGGGTGCTCAAACAGACCCAAGAAGCGGTGGTCATCGGCAAGCGCGCCGAAACGTTGCCGGTCGAAGCTCGGCCCATGCTGAATCGCATTCTGGCGCAGTCGACGGCGGACTTTTTGGCCGTAACCTCGCAAAGCCCCAGCAAGGAGGCGTACTTCAAAATTGTGGACGCGGGCCTGAACCGCCTCAATCCCATGGCCAAGTCGCTAGAAGACCGCCAGCAAGTGGCCGCTTACTACGAAGACCTGCTCGACATCGTGGGCATTGACAGCTCCGATGGCCGGCTGCCGGCTTTCGTCGAAAACAACCCGGTTGCGGCCAAGCAGTAAGCGCCCTCGCGGCAGCTATGATATGGCCTTCGGGTGGCAGGTTACGTATCTTTAGGAGGTAAACATTTCCCTGACGCTCATGCCCTGGCTCACCATTGCGCTGCTGTTGCTGTTCGGCCTGCTTTTCGTGGCCGCCGAAGTCATTTTCATTCCCGGCACTACCATTGTGGGCATTGTGGGGTTTGTGCTGCTGGCGGTGGGCGTGTGGCTGGGCTACCGCGACCTCGGCACGCCCGTGGGCCACTACGCGCTGGTGGGCGTGGTAGCGCTGGCCGGACTAATAGTGTACGTGGGGCTGCGGCCGAAAAACCTGGCCCGCGTGGCCCTCACCAACGTCAACGACGCCTCGGTGCGCGACGCGCGCTGGCCCGACGTGGCGCCCGGCACGGTGGGCCGCACGCTGTCGGCGCTGCGTCCGGCGGGCACGGTCTTGTTCGGTACCGAGCGGCGGGAAGTGGTGACGCGCGGCGAGTTTTTGGCTGCCGGCCACGAGGTGCGGGTGCTGGGCATTGAGCACAACCGTATTGTGGTGGCCGCGGCGTAGTGCGGTGCGGAATTCGGCGTTACTTTACGCCATGAATTTTCCCATCTTTCCCCTAGCAATAGCGGCCGTTGTGCTGCTGGTGTTCCTGTATTTCTTCCCGATTAGCCTGTGGGTCACGGCTATTTTTTCGGGGGTGCGGGTGAGCTTGTTTCAGCTGGCGTTTATGCGGGTGCGCAAGGTGCCGCCGTCGCTCATCGTCAACTCGCTCATCACCTCCACTAAGGCCGGTCTGCAGCTCACGGCCAACGACCTGGAGACACACTTCTTGGCGGGCGGCAATGTGCCGAGTGTTATCAAAGCCCTGATTTCGGCCGATAAGGCCAACATTCCGCTCAGCTTCAAGCAGGCCACGGCCATCGACTTGGCCGGCCGCAACGTGTTTGAGGCCGTGACGACGAGCGTCAACCCCAAGGTGATAAACACCCCCAGCGTGGCCGCCGTGTCGCAGGACGGCATTCAACTCATCGTCATTGCCCGCGTCACGGTGCGGGCCAACATCGCGCAGCTGGTGGGCGGCGCCGGCGAAGAAACCATTCTGGCCCGCGTGGGCGAGGGCATCGTGAGCACCATCGGCTCGTCGAAATCGCACAAGGAGGTGCTCGAAAACCCCGACAAGATTTCCAAAGTCGTGCTCTCGAAAGGCCTCGATGCCGGCACGGCGTTCGAAATCCTCTCCATTGACATTGCCGACGTGGATATTGGCGAAAACATTGGCGCCAAGCTCCAAACCGACCAGGCCAGCGCCGACCTGCGCGTGGCCGAAGCCCGCGCCGAAGAGCGCCGCGCCATGGCCGTGGCCATGGAGCAGGAAAACCGCGCCAAAACCCAGGACGCCAAAGCCCGCGTGGTGGAAGCCGAAGCCGAAATCCCCAAGGCCATTGCCGAAGCCTTCCGCAGCGGCAACCTGGGCGTGATGGACTACTACAAAATGCGCAACGTGCAAGCCGATACCGAAATGCGCGACTCCATTGCCAACCCTGGTGGCAGTGGTAGCGGCAGCATCAAGCCGGGTAGGGAAGAAGGGCGGCAGTCCTGATGGGCGCCTCACCCCCTGCCCCCCTCTCCAAAAAGGAGAGGGGGGCAGGGGGTGAGGCGCCCATCAGAACGAGCGTTACTTCTTCGTAATCGTGAACTCCACGCGGCGGTTTTTGGCGCGGGTTTCTTCTTGGTCGTTGCTGGCAATGGGCTTGCTGCCGCCGAAGCCCTCGGTGGTGATGCGGCCGCCATTGATGCCGTGGCTCACGAGGTACTTCTTCACTTCGTTCACGCGGTCCACGCTCAGCTTCAGGTTGAGGGCGGGGTCGCCCTGGTTGTCGGTGTGGCCCGAAATCTTGATTTCGACCGACGGGTACTCCTTCAGGATGCGGATGAGGCGGGCCAGCTCGGGGTAGGAGGTGGTGGTGAGGTAGTACTTGCTCTGCTGGAAGAAGATGTTGTTCAGCTTCACGGTCTGGCCCACGTCGAAGGGCACCAGGAACAGGTCTTCCTTCTGCTCCGAGTACTTGTCCTTGGCCGTCACGTCGAGGCTGGCGTTTTCGGAGATGTAGCCTTTGGCTTCGGCGCGCATACCGTATTGCACGCCGCTGGGCAGCACAATGGTGTAGGAGCCGTCGCGCGGGTCGGTTTCGGTCACGCCGATTTCTTCGCCCGTGAGCAGGTTTTCGTAGTGAATAATGGCCCGGATGGGCTTTTTGGTGTTCACGTCCAGCACCTGGCCGGTCACCAGCGTCACCACTTCGGGCTGGAAGGCGGGGGCCAGCGAGATGCGGAAAATGTCCTTGGAGTTGTCGATGCCGTTGCGCGACGACACTAGGTAGGCGTCCTGGCCGGCGGCCGAGATGGTGTAGTAGGCGTCGAAGTCGGGCGAGTTCACCACCGGGCCCAGGTTGCGGGGCGTGCTCCAGTTGGTCCAGCTGTCGTCGAGGCGCTTGGTGTAGAAAATGTCCGACTTGCCGTAGCCGCCGCGGCCGTCGCTGGCGAAGTACAGCGTCTTTTCATCGGCGGCTAGGAAGGGGGCGAAGTCCGATTTTTCGGTGTTTACGGTGCGGCCCAGGCTCTTGGGCTTGGTCCAGGTGTTAGGCGTTTCGGGCACCGGGAAGC
This DNA window, taken from Hymenobacter sp. 5317J-9, encodes the following:
- a CDS encoding T9SS type A sorting domain-containing protein, which encodes MLTYNYSRTLAVAGALLASLVGGTAAQAAPLAPASLTATTSSLTVMTGAAGTATITPATLSPVVSGCSQTTQLVSLVTGQEGSMTVSQPEGGGSKLNIAAPAGQVFTSVDYANYGTTSGCSAPTSKAVVEAYLLGNNSASIPVENSTFGGDPCYGVFPKSLYVTASYGQPAVASLTLTPGTYTVKLTVSGCGETTTSTSTVTVVNAACGPHGDKINLCHNGHQICVAQSAVAAHLAHGDSYGDCSAGGASLMAANTATTESSAIKASSPEMLVQTSPNPATSGQFQVHVQATATGPVQVNLFDMQGHLVTQVFNGQLAAGEQRDFAVNRPELRQGLYLVRIQNGQQSSSVRLEVQK
- a CDS encoding S9 family peptidase; translated protein: MRFRSLALAALLATNGPALLPGLAPTAVQAQQKLPLTLEDIWAKPTFRSASVPGFNWMNDGRYYSALEGGSLVQHEVTTGKAVQTLVAATDLQPAGTAKPLDVDGYSFNANEQKILFTTATEPIYRHSAQSAYYVFDRGTKKLTALSTGKQGYATFSPDGLRVAFTRDNNVFVTDLATMKETAVTTNGLKNNLINGSTDWVYEEEFGFAQGFFWSPDSKQIAFYTFDESQVPEYDMQLWGSLYPKEYRFKYPKAGEKNSVVNVSSYDVASGKTTKLDVGPNPDQYIPRVMWTQVPNTLSIQRLNRLQNKLEILHGDVNTGQTRVALTDTNPAYVEINDDLRYLAGGKQFVFTSEKDGYQHLYLHDMSGKQVRQITKGNWEISAINGFDAKTGNVYYTSTEGSALQRHLYRINVSGKGKQRISEAGNGTDVVNMSPDTKYFLNTHSSAGVPAVVSLREGSTGKLVKTLEDNAKLKQTLSQYDLGKFEFFSFKTSEGVELNGWMMKPSNFDPAKKYPVLMHVYGGPSFGASSSQTVLDNAGGGTALTNYLWHQLLTEQGYIVVSVEGRGSSGRGAAFRKSTYANLGKLETIDQGEGAKYLGGLPYVDKARIGIWGWSYGGYMTSLAMTKNADLFKMGIAVAPVTNWRYYDTVYTERYLKTPQENPGGYDDNSPVQFAQNLKGKFLLVHGTGDDNVHFQNSIAFVDALIKANKDYQTLYYPNRNHGIAGGNTRLHLYRQMTNFVLQNL
- the proS gene encoding proline--tRNA ligase — protein: MSKKLPTRQEDYSLWYNELVKRAGLAENSAVRGCMVIKPYGYAIWEKMQRQLDDMFKRTGHENAYFPLFVPKSLFEAEEKNAEGFAKECAVVTHYRLQTDPDKPGKLRVDPNAKLEEELVVRPTSEAIIWSTYKNWIQSYRDLPLLINQWANVVRWEMRTRLFLRTAEFLWQEGHTAHATAEEAVAETRQMLDVYAEFAEEHMALPVVKGVKTPNERFAGAEDTYCIEALMQDGKALQAGTSHFLGQNFAKAFDVQFANKEGGLEHVWGTSWGVSTRLMGALVMAHSDDEGLVLPPKLAPIQVVIVPIYKTGELDALLERIRPIQQGLIARGIAVKVDARDTERPGFKFAEWEMKGVPVRLAIGTRDLDAGTVEVARRDTKEKMSLPLADIVASVDQLLTDIQSNIYNKALKFRETHTTRVDSYDEFKRLLDEEPGFLLAHYDGTSETEERIKEETKATVRCLALAEPDEDGVCMVTGKPSVRRAYFARAY
- a CDS encoding DUF4844 domain-containing protein, translating into MAASSGYAQTTSSIEVPAKAAAKLERVLKQTQEAVVIGKRAETLPVEARPMLNRILAQSTADFLAVTSQSPSKEAYFKIVDAGLNRLNPMAKSLEDRQQVAAYYEDLLDIVGIDSSDGRLPAFVENNPVAAKQ
- a CDS encoding NfeD family protein; its protein translation is MPWLTIALLLLFGLLFVAAEVIFIPGTTIVGIVGFVLLAVGVWLGYRDLGTPVGHYALVGVVALAGLIVYVGLRPKNLARVALTNVNDASVRDARWPDVAPGTVGRTLSALRPAGTVLFGTERREVVTRGEFLAAGHEVRVLGIEHNRIVVAAA